A part of Bacillus thuringiensis genomic DNA contains:
- a CDS encoding DinB family protein: MKRIDLLLNALDSTFDKESWYAPFKQAIEGLTAEQAIWKPAGETTNTIWENVNHLIYYKERLAANLEGREWTHNLDGNDTFYLTKQSNDDTEWKDVVDRSENAQRNLRQVLSVISEQELEQNSLEGKLLDIMLHDAYHTGQIIQLRKMQGAWPSKR, from the coding sequence TTGAAACGAATTGATTTGTTATTAAACGCACTAGATTCAACATTCGATAAAGAGAGTTGGTATGCACCGTTTAAACAGGCTATAGAAGGACTTACAGCTGAACAGGCTATTTGGAAACCAGCTGGAGAGACAACGAATACCATTTGGGAGAACGTTAATCATCTCATTTATTACAAAGAAAGACTTGCTGCAAACTTGGAAGGACGTGAATGGACACATAATCTTGACGGTAATGACACCTTTTATCTTACTAAGCAATCTAATGATGATACGGAATGGAAGGACGTCGTTGACCGTTCTGAAAATGCTCAACGTAATTTAAGACAGGTATTGAGTGTAATTTCCGAACAAGAGCTTGAGCAAAATTCACTTGAGGGGAAATTACTGGACATTATGCTTCACGATGCTTATCATACAGGCCAAATTATTCAATTAAGGAAAATGCAGGGGGCATGGCCATCAAAGCGTTAA
- a CDS encoding sensor histidine kinase, translated as MKSLYSRFVFMTVGIMLLSSIIGFLLTNVYYQVKLKPYNSEKILAYAEEVKSLYEKQSEGNQEAYLHSIAKLGYEIYIVDDQKNGKRIGNAFRKTSISDDTVHKVLHGETFNGVSTYPTRLFITGFFDNELINSVGVPVQHGDKQYALFIRPDIQNQFGEMRIFLAVLLGFIVLLSIIFIAIAAGYIVRPIRKFTKATQKIASGEYEIELDVKRKDEIGTLSTSFQKMTKSIKELDEMRQEFVSNVSHEFQSPLSSIQGFSKTLQTEKMSEEERNHYLQIIEGESKRMSSLCKQLLTLASLDKEEKVLQIKEFNLQKQIKDVIFMLEWKWREKDITVEFDVPDITIQGDENLLHQVWSNIFTNSIKFSNDAGTIEFFVEELESSVIISISDNGIGMEKEEMDRIFDRFYKVDTARARNVEGSGLGLSIVQKIVELHHGNVSVYSTKGEGTTVRVELPK; from the coding sequence ATGAAATCACTATATTCTAGATTTGTTTTTATGACAGTGGGGATTATGCTTCTTAGTAGTATTATCGGTTTTTTATTAACGAACGTATATTATCAAGTGAAGTTAAAACCGTACAATAGTGAGAAGATTTTAGCGTATGCGGAAGAAGTTAAGTCATTATATGAAAAGCAAAGTGAAGGAAATCAAGAGGCATACTTGCATTCTATTGCAAAGTTAGGATATGAAATTTATATTGTCGATGATCAAAAGAATGGAAAGCGTATCGGGAATGCATTTCGTAAGACGTCTATTAGTGATGATACCGTACATAAAGTATTGCATGGCGAAACATTTAATGGTGTTTCTACGTATCCCACGCGTCTCTTTATTACCGGTTTTTTTGATAATGAGTTAATTAATAGTGTCGGTGTCCCAGTACAACACGGGGATAAACAGTACGCATTATTTATTCGTCCTGACATTCAGAACCAATTTGGTGAGATGCGAATTTTCTTAGCGGTTTTACTTGGGTTTATTGTGTTATTAAGTATTATTTTTATAGCGATTGCAGCAGGTTATATCGTTCGCCCAATTCGTAAATTTACGAAGGCTACGCAAAAAATTGCGAGTGGTGAATATGAAATTGAATTAGACGTAAAACGAAAAGATGAAATAGGAACGTTATCTACAAGCTTCCAAAAGATGACGAAAAGTATAAAAGAACTAGATGAAATGCGACAAGAATTCGTTTCAAACGTTTCACATGAATTCCAGTCGCCGCTTTCTTCTATACAAGGTTTTTCGAAGACGTTGCAAACAGAAAAGATGAGTGAAGAAGAAAGAAATCATTACTTACAAATTATTGAGGGCGAAAGTAAGCGAATGTCTAGTTTATGTAAACAGTTACTCACGCTTGCTTCATTAGATAAAGAAGAGAAAGTGTTGCAAATAAAAGAATTCAATTTACAAAAGCAAATTAAAGATGTCATTTTTATGCTCGAATGGAAGTGGCGTGAGAAAGATATCACTGTTGAGTTTGATGTGCCGGACATTACAATACAAGGCGATGAAAACTTACTTCATCAAGTATGGAGTAATATTTTTACGAATAGCATTAAATTTTCAAACGATGCTGGGACCATTGAGTTTTTTGTCGAAGAGTTAGAGTCTAGTGTCATTATCTCGATATCCGATAACGGAATCGGTATGGAAAAAGAAGAAATGGATCGTATTTTTGATCGTTTTTACAAAGTAGATACGGCAAGAGCAAGAAATGTAGAAGGTAGTGGTTTAGGGTTATCTATTGTGCAGAAGATTGTTGAACTGCATCATGGAAACGTTTCAGTGTATAGTACGAAAGGGGAAGGGACTACTGTTCGGGTGGAGCTTCCAAAATAG
- a CDS encoding response regulator transcription factor translates to MKMIHILLADDDKHIRELLHYHLQKEGFKVFEAEDGKVAQGVLEKENIHLAIVDIMMPFVDGYTLCEEIRKYHDIPVILLTAKDQLVDKEKGFISGTDDYIVKPFEPAEVIFRMKALLRRYQMLSADIITLHGTTIDRKGVEVKCNGQTILLPLKEFELLSQLASYPGRTFSREELIELVWGMDFEGDERTVDVHVKRLRDRFSKRTDDFQITTVRGLGYKLELK, encoded by the coding sequence ATGAAGATGATACATATTTTATTAGCTGATGACGATAAGCATATTAGAGAGTTGTTACATTACCATTTACAAAAAGAGGGGTTTAAAGTTTTTGAAGCAGAAGATGGAAAGGTAGCGCAAGGCGTATTAGAGAAAGAAAATATTCATCTTGCGATAGTAGACATTATGATGCCGTTCGTTGATGGCTATACGTTATGTGAAGAAATACGGAAGTACCATGATATACCTGTTATTTTATTAACTGCGAAAGATCAGTTAGTCGATAAAGAAAAAGGATTCATTTCTGGTACGGACGATTATATTGTAAAACCATTTGAGCCAGCTGAAGTCATTTTCCGTATGAAAGCATTGTTGCGCCGTTATCAAATGCTGAGTGCAGACATTATTACACTTCATGGGACGACAATTGATCGTAAAGGTGTTGAAGTAAAGTGTAACGGTCAAACGATTTTACTTCCATTGAAGGAATTTGAATTATTATCACAGCTCGCTAGTTATCCTGGAAGAACATTTTCAAGAGAAGAGTTAATTGAATTAGTATGGGGAATGGATTTTGAAGGGGACGAACGAACGGTTGATGTTCATGTGAAGCGACTGAGAGATCGTTTCTCAAAACGAACTGATGATTTTCAAATTACGACAGTGCGCGGACTCGGTTATAAGTTGGAGCTGAAATAA
- a CDS encoding YitT family protein, whose product MKKRTTDIIFIIIGAFLFALGVNLFVIPNEFGEGGVTGITIITYYLFEWSPGLVNLILNAILLIAGYKFLNKITTIYTIIAVVTNSLFLHLTEGWTIASDEMLVNAIFGGIFIGCGIGLIIRVGGTTAGTTILARMTHKYLGWSISYGLLFFDLIVAFSSYFIIGAEKLMITIIMLYVATKVMEFVIEGLNPKKAITIISDNPNEIAGKVTTLMGRGVTVYSGHGYYTKTPKEILYVVINKQEVVKLKRIVQTTDPAAFIAIHDVRDVFGEGFVDISKA is encoded by the coding sequence ATGAAAAAAAGAACGACAGACATTATTTTTATTATTATCGGTGCATTTCTTTTTGCGTTAGGTGTGAATTTGTTTGTTATCCCGAACGAGTTTGGTGAGGGTGGAGTAACAGGTATCACGATTATTACGTACTATTTATTTGAATGGTCACCAGGCTTAGTTAACTTAATTTTAAATGCGATTTTGTTAATAGCTGGTTATAAATTTTTGAATAAGATTACAACAATTTATACGATTATCGCTGTAGTTACGAACTCGCTATTCCTTCATTTGACAGAAGGTTGGACGATTGCTTCGGATGAAATGCTTGTAAATGCCATTTTCGGAGGAATATTTATTGGGTGCGGGATTGGTCTTATTATTCGTGTTGGCGGAACAACAGCAGGTACTACCATCTTAGCAAGGATGACGCATAAATATTTAGGATGGAGCATTAGCTATGGTTTATTGTTCTTCGATTTAATTGTTGCGTTTTCATCTTATTTCATCATTGGTGCAGAAAAACTGATGATAACAATTATTATGCTATATGTAGCAACGAAAGTGATGGAATTTGTAATTGAAGGATTAAATCCGAAAAAGGCCATTACAATTATTTCTGATAACCCGAATGAGATTGCCGGGAAGGTCACTACCTTAATGGGCAGAGGGGTTACCGTGTACTCAGGTCATGGCTATTATACGAAAACTCCGAAGGAAATCCTTTATGTTGTTATTAATAAGCAAGAAGTAGTGAAGCTAAAACGGATTGTTCAAACTACAGATCCTGCTGCGTTCATCGCTATACACGATGTTCGTGACGTATTTGGAGAAGGATTCGTTGATATTTCTAAAGCATAG
- a CDS encoding 2TM domain-containing protein, which yields MERDDVYLRAKKRVENLQAFYIHLTVYILVNLMLFFINISSDSSKLWFLYPLGGWGIGIVIHGLTTFPFGIFGKEWEERKIKEYMEKDK from the coding sequence GTGGAGCGAGATGATGTTTATTTACGAGCTAAAAAAAGGGTAGAGAATTTACAAGCGTTTTATATTCATTTAACGGTCTATATATTAGTTAACTTAATGCTTTTTTTCATAAATATAAGTTCTGATTCAAGTAAATTATGGTTTTTATATCCACTTGGAGGTTGGGGGATCGGTATCGTTATACACGGTTTAACAACTTTTCCATTTGGGATATTCGGAAAAGAGTGGGAAGAACGAAAGATTAAAGAATATATGGAGAAAGATAAGTAA
- a CDS encoding S66 family peptidase, which yields MLIKPKRLQPGDIVATVSASWGGAGDSKLRWRYEQGVKRLEEVFGLTVIPMPNSLKGSEYLYNNPGARAEDLMTAFKDTRVKAIITNIGGEDSIRLLPYIDFNVIRENPKIFMGYSDDTVSHLFCHKAGISSFYGPAILTDFAENVEMNPYTIEMVNRTLFSNETIGEIQPAPEWTSERLEWIEVNKDTRRTMKQNNGYEVLQGSTTVQGRLIGGCIEVLEFAKGTELWPEKKHWENRILFFETSEDHPEPSYIKYWLRNYAAQGILQKAKGIIFGKPKDEMYYEDYKHEILKVMKEHNLEDLPILYNLNFGHTEPKFILPYGAMAEINCENVSFSILESGVE from the coding sequence ATGTTAATAAAACCAAAGAGATTACAGCCAGGAGATATCGTAGCAACAGTAAGTGCTTCATGGGGAGGAGCGGGTGATTCTAAGCTAAGATGGCGTTATGAGCAAGGAGTAAAGAGATTAGAAGAAGTATTCGGGCTTACAGTTATCCCAATGCCAAATAGTTTAAAAGGTAGCGAATACCTTTATAACAATCCAGGGGCTCGTGCGGAAGATTTAATGACAGCATTTAAAGATACGCGTGTTAAAGCAATTATTACGAATATTGGTGGGGAAGATAGTATCCGTTTACTACCTTATATTGATTTTAATGTGATACGTGAAAATCCGAAAATCTTTATGGGGTACTCTGACGATACCGTTTCACACTTATTTTGTCATAAAGCAGGAATTTCCTCTTTTTACGGTCCAGCAATCTTAACTGATTTTGCCGAAAATGTAGAGATGAATCCTTATACAATTGAAATGGTAAATCGGACTCTCTTTTCAAATGAGACAATTGGCGAGATTCAACCAGCTCCTGAATGGACGAGTGAGCGTTTAGAATGGATAGAGGTAAATAAAGATACAAGGCGTACGATGAAACAAAACAATGGCTATGAGGTACTTCAAGGCTCTACTACTGTACAAGGACGCTTAATTGGTGGTTGTATAGAAGTATTGGAATTTGCAAAAGGAACGGAACTTTGGCCTGAGAAAAAACATTGGGAGAATCGTATCCTTTTCTTTGAAACTTCTGAAGACCATCCAGAACCAAGCTATATAAAGTATTGGTTACGAAATTACGCAGCGCAAGGCATTCTCCAAAAAGCAAAAGGCATCATTTTTGGTAAACCAAAAGACGAAATGTATTATGAAGACTATAAACACGAAATACTGAAAGTAATGAAGGAACATAACTTAGAAGATTTGCCGATTCTTTATAATTTAAATTTTGGACATACCGAACCGAAGTTTATTTTACCTTACGGTGCGATGGCCGAAATTAATTGTGAAAATGTATCTTTTTCTATTTTAGAGAGTGGCGTGGAATAA
- a CDS encoding DUF3224 domain-containing protein, with translation MEVTFTVSKWDEKLLDDTRKDFPINIAHIEYDIDGELKGKAFVEYLLYYLDSNINDGHLATAKISGFLHFEGIYKGQQGTFTAIEQGIFDKGNLDSPGTIIKATGNLENLRGSYHYQFTGQTSKLILEFEFLKNTL, from the coding sequence ATGGAAGTAACATTTACAGTAAGTAAATGGGATGAAAAACTACTCGATGATACTAGAAAAGATTTTCCTATTAATATTGCCCATATTGAATATGATATTGATGGTGAATTAAAAGGAAAAGCTTTTGTTGAATACTTATTATATTATCTAGACTCAAATATAAATGATGGTCACTTGGCTACTGCTAAAATTTCTGGATTTTTACACTTTGAAGGAATATATAAGGGGCAACAAGGGACATTTACAGCTATAGAGCAAGGAATATTTGATAAAGGAAATCTAGATTCCCCAGGAACAATTATTAAAGCTACCGGTAATTTAGAAAATCTGAGAGGGTCCTATCATTATCAGTTTACAGGTCAAACTAGTAAACTAATTTTAGAGTTTGAATTTTTAAAAAATACCCTATAA
- a CDS encoding enoyl-CoA hydratase — translation MKLQVGEKITFERTFTKEDVALFTEVSKDEGVHHVTPDEQGRFVVQGLLTSTLPTKIGGDYNVLARKMDFEFLRPVFSGDTICCDVTIERFEPDEKNRTKIIAMFTCRNQLEKEVMKGSFSGIIL, via the coding sequence ATGAAATTACAAGTAGGCGAAAAAATCACCTTTGAACGAACTTTTACAAAAGAAGATGTTGCATTATTTACGGAAGTATCAAAAGATGAAGGCGTTCATCATGTTACACCAGATGAGCAGGGGAGATTTGTTGTACAAGGGCTGTTAACATCAACGTTGCCTACAAAAATTGGCGGTGATTATAACGTGTTAGCTCGCAAGATGGATTTTGAATTTTTACGTCCTGTTTTTAGCGGTGATACAATTTGTTGTGACGTAACCATTGAACGATTTGAGCCAGATGAAAAAAATCGTACGAAAATTATTGCGATGTTTACATGTAGGAATCAACTTGAAAAAGAAGTTATGAAGGGGAGTTTTTCGGGGATTATTCTTTAG
- a CDS encoding DUF1015 domain-containing protein, translating into MAKIRPFRAIRPVEEKAAQVAALPYDVLNSEEARGVVKGNPYSFLHVDKAEIDLDPALSPYDDRVYEKAGENLNQLIREEVFIQDEEPALYIYELTMQGRKQSGLVVCTSIDEYEDDTIKKHERTRHEKELDRIRHVDVCDANTGPIFLTYRTKEDVKRLISNWKEEHTPIYTFTAEDGVKHVAWKIADEEVIASLVNLFEDIPNLYIADGHHRSASAAKVGLMRREQFPNYTGEEEFNFFLSVLFPHDELSIWDYNRVVKDLKGLSEEQFLKQITQYFYVEEAAVSPYKPNEPKTFGMYVNEKWYKLTVKEETFDANDLVKGLDVSILQDHLLSQVLEIHDPRSDSRVDFVGGIRGLEELERLVNSGAYKAAFALYPTSMEALLAIADAGEVMPPKSTWFEPKLRSGLFVHSLK; encoded by the coding sequence TTGGCAAAAATCCGACCGTTTCGGGCCATTCGTCCAGTAGAAGAAAAAGCAGCACAAGTTGCAGCTTTACCGTATGACGTTTTAAATAGTGAAGAGGCAAGAGGTGTTGTAAAAGGAAATCCGTATTCTTTCTTACACGTTGATAAAGCAGAAATTGATTTAGACCCAGCACTTTCACCGTACGATGATCGCGTATATGAAAAAGCGGGTGAAAATTTAAATCAACTTATACGAGAAGAAGTGTTCATTCAAGACGAAGAGCCAGCACTATACATTTATGAGCTGACGATGCAAGGTAGAAAGCAGTCAGGGCTTGTCGTTTGTACATCTATTGATGAGTATGAAGATGATACAATTAAAAAACATGAAAGAACGCGTCATGAAAAAGAACTAGATCGTATTCGTCACGTAGATGTGTGTGACGCAAATACAGGTCCTATTTTTTTAACGTATCGTACAAAAGAAGACGTGAAACGATTAATTAGCAACTGGAAAGAAGAACATACACCAATCTATACATTTACAGCAGAAGACGGCGTTAAGCATGTTGCTTGGAAAATAGCTGATGAAGAAGTAATTGCAAGTTTAGTAAACTTATTTGAAGATATCCCGAATCTTTATATTGCAGATGGACATCATCGCTCAGCATCAGCAGCAAAAGTAGGGCTAATGCGAAGAGAACAATTTCCAAATTACACAGGAGAAGAGGAATTTAATTTCTTCCTATCCGTTTTATTCCCTCATGATGAATTATCTATTTGGGACTATAACCGAGTTGTGAAAGATTTAAAGGGCTTATCAGAAGAACAGTTTTTAAAGCAAATCACGCAATACTTTTATGTAGAAGAAGCAGCTGTTTCTCCGTATAAACCAAATGAGCCAAAAACATTTGGTATGTATGTAAATGAGAAATGGTATAAGCTCACAGTGAAAGAGGAAACGTTTGATGCGAATGATCTCGTGAAAGGTTTAGATGTATCTATCCTGCAAGATCATTTATTAAGCCAAGTACTTGAAATACATGATCCGCGATCTGATTCACGCGTCGATTTTGTAGGCGGAATCCGCGGATTAGAAGAACTAGAACGTCTTGTAAATAGCGGTGCATATAAAGCAGCGTTCGCATTATATCCGACATCAATGGAAGCTTTATTAGCAATCGCAGACGCTGGAGAAGTTATGCCGCCAAAATCAACGTGGTTTGAACCGAAACTTCGCAGCGGGTTGTTTGTACATTCGTTAAAATAA
- a CDS encoding 3-phosphoglycerate dehydrogenase family protein — protein MFRVQTLNQIAEKGLQVLGGKRYEVGDRMDHPDGILLRSYSLHQEEFSKDLKAIARAGAGVNNIPVERCTEKGIVVFNTPGANANAVKELIIASLIMSSRNIINGVSWTKNLEGEEVPQLVESGKKQFVGSEIAGKRLGVIGLGAIGALVANDALALGMDVIGYDPYISVETAWRLSTHVQRAFSLDEIFATCDYITLHIPLTNQTKGIIGEHAVEKMKKGMRLFNFSRGELVDEKVLQTALEEDVITHYVTDFPNENVIKMKNVTATPHLGASTSESEENCAVMAARQLREYLETGNIRNSVNYPNVELPYIGKKRITIMHQNVPNMVGQITGCLAEHHINIADMINRSKHSWAYTMIDIDNGIDDIIKENIVENISKITGVVAVRMIV, from the coding sequence ATGTTTCGTGTTCAAACGTTAAATCAAATTGCAGAAAAAGGCTTGCAAGTACTTGGCGGAAAGCGTTATGAAGTAGGAGATAGAATGGACCATCCAGATGGTATTTTACTTCGCAGCTATTCTTTACATCAAGAAGAATTTTCAAAAGACTTAAAGGCGATTGCAAGAGCTGGTGCTGGCGTAAATAATATTCCTGTCGAGCGATGTACAGAAAAAGGGATTGTCGTATTTAATACACCAGGAGCTAATGCCAATGCAGTAAAGGAACTTATTATCGCCAGCCTTATTATGTCTTCACGTAACATTATTAACGGAGTAAGCTGGACGAAAAATTTAGAGGGTGAAGAAGTACCGCAGCTTGTTGAATCAGGGAAAAAACAATTTGTTGGATCAGAAATTGCAGGGAAACGTCTAGGCGTTATTGGCCTTGGTGCAATCGGTGCTTTAGTTGCGAACGATGCGTTAGCTTTAGGGATGGATGTTATCGGATACGATCCTTACATTTCAGTTGAAACAGCATGGCGCCTTTCTACGCATGTGCAAAGAGCATTTAGTTTAGATGAAATTTTTGCAACATGTGATTATATTACCCTTCATATTCCTCTTACAAATCAAACGAAGGGGATTATTGGGGAACACGCTGTAGAGAAGATGAAAAAAGGTATGCGTCTATTCAATTTCTCTAGAGGAGAACTTGTAGATGAAAAAGTTCTTCAAACAGCCTTAGAAGAAGATGTTATTACACATTACGTAACGGACTTCCCGAATGAAAATGTGATAAAGATGAAAAATGTAACAGCGACGCCTCATCTTGGTGCATCTACGTCTGAATCGGAAGAAAATTGTGCGGTCATGGCAGCACGTCAATTACGAGAATATTTAGAGACAGGAAATATTCGTAATTCAGTAAACTATCCAAACGTAGAACTTCCGTATATCGGAAAGAAACGAATTACGATTATGCATCAAAATGTACCGAACATGGTAGGACAAATTACAGGATGTTTAGCAGAACATCATATTAATATTGCGGATATGATTAATCGTAGTAAACATTCTTGGGCGTACACAATGATTGATATTGATAACGGAATTGATGATATAATAAAAGAGAACATTGTGGAAAATATAAGCAAAATTACAGGTGTTGTAGCCGTTCGAATGATTGTGTAA
- the serC gene encoding 3-phosphoserine/phosphohydroxythreonine transaminase has product MERVYNFSAGPSILPLPVLEKVQKELVNYNGTGMSIMEMSHRSSYFQSIIEEASSLIRELMNIPDEYEVLFLQGGASLQFSMIPLNVMNTYKKAGYVLTGSWSKKAMQEAEKVGEVQVIASSEKAKFTTIPKLDGLRSDEKLDYIHITTNNTIEGTKYVDIPHLDKVPLVADMSSNILSERYDVTKFGLIYAGAQKNLGPAGLTIAIIKRDLIGRADRSCPTMLNYETYSKNNSLYNTPPSFSIYVTKLVLEWLKEQGGVSAIEEQNRMKSSLLYNFLDESKLFTSPVDPTYRSLMNIPFTTPSEELNNEFLQKAKERGLVTLKGHRSVGGMRASIYNAMPVHGVQQLVNYMKEFELENR; this is encoded by the coding sequence ATGGAGAGAGTATATAACTTTTCAGCTGGACCATCAATACTCCCTTTGCCAGTTTTAGAGAAAGTGCAAAAGGAGCTTGTAAATTATAACGGGACAGGCATGTCTATTATGGAAATGAGTCATCGATCTTCTTATTTTCAAAGTATTATAGAGGAAGCGAGTAGCCTAATTCGTGAATTAATGAACATTCCTGATGAGTATGAAGTGTTGTTTTTACAAGGCGGTGCGTCATTACAATTTTCTATGATACCGTTAAATGTAATGAATACGTATAAAAAAGCAGGGTACGTATTGACTGGCTCATGGTCTAAAAAGGCGATGCAAGAAGCTGAAAAAGTAGGAGAAGTACAAGTGATTGCTTCTTCTGAAAAAGCGAAGTTTACTACGATTCCTAAGCTGGATGGTTTACGGAGCGATGAAAAACTAGATTATATACATATAACAACGAACAATACAATTGAGGGGACGAAATATGTGGACATTCCACATTTAGATAAAGTACCGCTCGTTGCGGATATGTCCTCAAATATTTTATCAGAACGATATGATGTTACGAAGTTTGGCCTTATATATGCGGGAGCGCAAAAGAACTTAGGGCCAGCGGGCTTAACGATTGCTATTATAAAAAGAGATTTAATTGGGAGAGCAGATCGCTCTTGTCCTACGATGTTAAACTATGAAACTTACAGCAAAAATAACTCCTTATATAATACACCGCCGTCCTTTAGTATTTACGTAACGAAACTTGTACTAGAGTGGTTGAAAGAGCAAGGCGGGGTATCTGCGATTGAAGAACAGAATAGAATGAAATCTTCACTTCTTTACAATTTCTTAGATGAATCAAAATTGTTTACTTCACCAGTTGATCCTACGTATCGATCACTTATGAATATTCCGTTTACAACGCCGTCAGAAGAGCTGAATAATGAGTTTTTACAAAAAGCGAAAGAACGCGGCCTTGTTACGTTAAAAGGACATCGCTCAGTCGGCGGTATGCGTGCAAGTATTTACAATGCGATGCCAGTACACGGTGTACAGCAATTAGTGAATTATATGAAGGAATTTGAGCTTGAGAATAGATAG
- a CDS encoding DUF378 domain-containing protein: MKFLSYLTVVLVILGGLNWLFVALDYNVVEKWFGSMPALVDTIYWLFGLSAIYQIFDRFFTNN; the protein is encoded by the coding sequence ATGAAATTTTTGTCTTACCTTACAGTAGTTTTGGTGATTCTTGGCGGTTTGAATTGGTTATTTGTAGCGTTAGATTACAATGTAGTTGAGAAATGGTTTGGTTCAATGCCGGCGCTTGTGGACACTATTTATTGGCTCTTTGGTCTTTCTGCTATTTATCAAATTTTTGATCGGTTCTTTACGAACAATTAG
- a CDS encoding glycoside hydrolase family 113: protein MKRNKSLVSFLGVFIMLFSFCFQGNIQAAVQPGKIKSGNVTVWEVGNVSKVLADVKRLNLNTVNVPIQVDIPNVTSTNMVINQAQKKQAIILIQELLKRNIQVIVEPFPYIQQGNVGETEWNPSNINDFFWNWKTVVLQDIFHSITSKYNVYGFKIASNFVNMEYAEGYWSDTIDFVRKQYKGNVLYQMNWWLTATWDPSYEAKFKVKINRPYLKKVDIVSIDSWFEVSGKRNPSYEEVRQNLFATTVYNRGQNVVQQLEQLHKATGKPVYFGGFNVPARELGLQNPWNPNVSNVFSRDIQLNGWRAYRNVLESKPYFKGFSVWFIGSNNSTHAYQIHSKEAEAVINGWYRK from the coding sequence GTGAAGAGAAATAAGAGTTTAGTAAGTTTTTTAGGAGTGTTTATTATGTTGTTTTCTTTTTGTTTTCAAGGGAATATACAGGCAGCTGTTCAACCAGGAAAAATAAAATCAGGGAACGTAACGGTATGGGAAGTTGGAAATGTATCGAAAGTGTTAGCTGATGTGAAACGTTTAAATTTAAATACAGTAAATGTACCGATTCAAGTCGACATTCCGAATGTCACTTCTACTAATATGGTAATTAATCAGGCACAAAAGAAACAGGCTATTATTTTAATTCAAGAATTATTAAAGCGTAATATTCAAGTTATAGTGGAACCGTTCCCGTATATTCAGCAAGGAAATGTTGGAGAAACGGAGTGGAATCCAAGTAATATTAATGATTTCTTCTGGAATTGGAAAACGGTTGTTTTGCAAGACATCTTTCATTCGATTACAAGTAAATACAATGTGTATGGGTTCAAGATTGCTTCTAATTTCGTGAATATGGAATATGCAGAAGGATATTGGAGCGATACGATTGATTTTGTTCGTAAGCAGTATAAAGGAAATGTTTTGTATCAAATGAATTGGTGGTTAACAGCAACTTGGGATCCTTCATATGAGGCAAAGTTTAAAGTGAAAATCAATCGTCCGTATTTAAAAAAGGTGGATATTGTAAGTATCGATAGTTGGTTTGAAGTTTCAGGGAAAAGAAATCCATCGTATGAAGAAGTAAGACAAAATTTATTTGCGACGACAGTATATAATCGTGGACAAAATGTTGTTCAGCAACTAGAACAATTACATAAAGCAACAGGAAAGCCTGTTTATTTTGGCGGATTTAACGTTCCGGCGCGTGAACTTGGATTGCAAAATCCGTGGAATCCAAATGTTTCAAATGTATTTTCAAGAGATATACAACTAAACGGGTGGCGTGCTTATCGAAATGTTTTGGAATCGAAGCCATACTTTAAAGGATTCTCAGTTTGGTTTATTGGTTCTAATAATAGTACACATGCGTATCAAATTCATAGTAAAGAAGCAGAGGCAGTTATTAACGGCTGGTACCGAAAATAA